The following proteins are encoded in a genomic region of Paenibacillus sp. FSL R7-0273:
- a CDS encoding Na-translocating system protein MpsC family protein produces MSTTELTSQLSSFTGRLLRERFGKGPESIHASIGPQCIALHIRNFIGPVERFLLNKEEEQAFRYTRELLMKSLLPELSAYLKDAMAIEVSEIFYDWGIHNASGMIVALIKNDEVAVDDYAGREHVHAQINEVSRKVQKEPVFTDSWWLGPRILIIKREGILIPLEKELIGLGYENTLKTTKRKMEKRYLEDTTTIAPMLGKELSDIYVDWDFDKDTSVIAYTFH; encoded by the coding sequence ATGAGCACTACAGAACTTACTAGCCAACTTTCCAGTTTTACAGGTAGATTACTCAGAGAACGCTTCGGTAAAGGTCCCGAATCGATACATGCTTCCATCGGGCCGCAGTGCATTGCGCTGCACATCCGGAATTTTATCGGGCCTGTAGAGAGGTTTCTGCTGAACAAGGAAGAGGAGCAGGCTTTCCGTTATACACGGGAGCTGCTGATGAAATCTCTGCTTCCCGAGCTCTCGGCCTACCTGAAGGATGCGATGGCTATTGAGGTCAGTGAAATATTTTATGATTGGGGTATACATAATGCTTCCGGGATGATTGTTGCCCTTATCAAAAACGACGAAGTGGCTGTTGATGATTATGCCGGACGTGAACATGTGCATGCCCAGATCAACGAAGTAAGCCGGAAGGTGCAGAAGGAACCCGTGTTCACCGACTCCTGGTGGCTGGGACCCCGTATTCTGATCATTAAGCGCGAAGGCATTCTGATTCCTCTGGAGAAGGAACTGATTGGCCTCGGCTATGAGAATACACTCAAAACAACGAAACGCAAGATGGAAAAACGCTATCTGGAGGACACCACCACCATTGCGCCGATGCTGGGCAAGGAGCTGTCCGATATTTATGTAGATTGGGACTTTGATAAGGATACAAGTGTTATAGCATATACGTTTCACTAA
- a CDS encoding glutathione peroxidase, with the protein MSIHQYTARNIRGKETSLEQYKGKVLLIVNTASKCGFTPQYSDLQKLHEKYQDQGFQILGFPSNQFGEEPGTNEEVDVFCQINYGVSFPLFEKIDVKGPDKHPLFSYLTSEAGFAGFDQDHSGSRLLQKMLEERDPASLADDEVKWNFTKFLIDRDGHVVKRFESPVDPLDIEPAVEALL; encoded by the coding sequence ATGAGTATCCATCAATATACGGCCCGCAATATCCGCGGGAAAGAAACAAGTCTGGAGCAATACAAGGGAAAAGTACTGCTGATTGTGAACACCGCCAGCAAATGCGGGTTCACTCCGCAATATTCCGACCTGCAGAAGCTGCATGAGAAGTATCAGGACCAGGGCTTCCAGATTCTCGGCTTCCCCAGCAACCAGTTCGGGGAAGAACCCGGCACCAACGAAGAAGTTGATGTGTTCTGCCAGATTAACTATGGGGTCAGCTTTCCCCTTTTTGAGAAGATTGATGTCAAAGGCCCAGATAAACATCCTTTGTTCAGCTACCTGACCTCTGAGGCGGGCTTTGCCGGCTTCGACCAGGACCACTCCGGCAGCCGGCTGCTGCAGAAGATGCTTGAGGAACGCGATCCCGCTTCCCTGGCCGACGATGAAGTGAAATGGAATTTCACCAAGTTTCTGATTGACCGTGACGGCCATGTGGTGAAGCGCTTTGAATCTCCTGTTGATCCGCTGGATATCGAGCCGGCTGTTGAAGCGCTGCTGTAA